GGGGAACTTCGAAGGTTTCATATTCAGATAAAATGTTACATTTTATGGTTTATTCATGTGACCGCTACGCGTTTGTCGCAACGCAAACACTATATCTGACACAATTCGCTCGCCCATGGCACCCACCCAATTGAACGCACTCTTCGAGGTCAACTGATAGGGATAGGCGTCGACGAATTTACATACAAAACTGCAAAATTGAAGTCAAGGACTGCTCGTCACAGTTTCAGCAGCAAAATGCAAGACCAAAGAGCAAATTGAAAACGTAATTTTCTCAAGTTTTGACAACTGATGTACCACCCTTTTCAACTTTAACATTTTAAACAGAAAGTTTTCCTACTGCGCGAAACTATTTCATTGATGTTTACGAAGAAGGAAGGCAGAGTGCATCAGCGATTTGCCATAcggaataaaacaaaatgaagcggTCCGAAAGATGGAACCAAATTCGAGTCGAAGAGGGTGTGTAGTTCATTAACTTCTATCCATTTGTCTTCGTGACTAACTAGGAGAGCCGTGGTGGCCACAGCTCAAAGTACCGAGTTCCCCTTTATACTTGTCTTTCGTGGAACTGGCTGTCTCGCGTTTCTAcagtatcgaaaaaaaaaagagtggggAAGGAGAAACATGAGACAGAAGCAAAAGCTCGAAAGATGAAAGAACAAGAACTTCACATTCTGAATGCAGCACTGGAATTTCTTGAGTTCACAAAAGTGTATGTGCTGTTTTCTCTGAACGAAAATAGGGAAAACTTAAAGAACACAATGCAGGACCATTAACGCGACGTTGTAAATTTGAGACACGgcgagaaaagaaatgaaaaaagttgaacgaGCAAAcagtagtttttaattgattttcttgagctgtagccaagattggtactgatcgtctttattaaacatcGATAACTATTAACGATCAATAcgaatcttggctacagctcaagaaaagcaataaaaaactatgtttcaacatgccgagattcaaagacaatCGAACATGGACAAACAATAGTTGGAAAAGGACCAAAACTAATCCAACCTGCAATCATGAtatgtttcttctttcccaGCGGCAGATGTCGATGAAATTTTTGctatttcttttggttttttagcTGAAGTTTCCGTTCCTTCATTATCTTTCTTCGAGGCATGAGATATGCTTTTGGAAGCTGTGGTTGAGCTGCTAGAAGCAGCTGAAGCACCTTTGTCTGTTGAGCGATCGACCATAATTTGTCGGCTGGAAAATAGTGATGAAAAACAAGCAAACGAAGTTCTCATCGCATACGACAAACGATTTCTTGGGAATAAacgcaaaaaaatgaagatgtgaGGAAATATGTcgaacagagagagagagagagagtagaCGGCCCATGGCGTATAATCTCTActaggatttttctcaacaactCATACGAAGAACTTCATTCATATTAGAGGAGTGTAGCTAAAGCTTCTGCGTCCTCAATGGCTACCAGTAACGCAGAATGAGCCGAGAAAAACCGGGATAGAGTTTGTCACGCCCCCAGTACGAATAAAATCTTCAGTATGCTGGTCGAGGACTCACTGAGTACATGATTTTTTCATGCCAGATTGGTGGAAATAACTTTGGACGACACAAAGAAAACAAGCTGAGCACGGACGCGCTACACGATGAGTTTTGAACACCACAACATTAATAATAAGGCGTTTGTTTCGGCGTTTATTgtgaaagagcagaaaaatcgAAGTGAGGCTGCAGCCATATGTTACATTCGGAGGGCTACGTGGGACAAGTGCCTTTCTTCAGCTACTGCAAATCAGCCACTTCTCGATCGTCCGTAATCGACCACGGGAAGTGGGAGACAACACTCTGCAATTAGAGCTGAGCATTCTAGAAGACCGAAAGGTGTGTTTCCCTTCGAATATGACGTGGAAATTAGTTTATACTTGGTTGAGCCGTACACGGAATCTTCACACTcggagaaaatgtagttggggcactcactttatttctggacggctccatcttactttttctcttagcaacattagcttacatgtcagagatcctctaagactaataaaaaaaaactaatttaggCCTTAGATCCACAAGTGATTTAACTATTTATTTCGAGAACTAAAGGCGCTGCTGAGTGGCTCCCAACTAAATTTTTTACCCTCACACTCTCCTCATTCTACTTTTTGTTGGTTGGTGTTGTGTTGGTGTTGGTGGAGGGGAGAGGGAGATACTCAACCACGTTTTCATTTCTGGATGTGAATAACTAAATTAGTTGGCGCCCTAAAACTTAAGCCTAGTCTTGAAGGAACTGTGACATATAGGCTAAGATTGCGACAAAAGTAAGacagagcttccagaaataacacCTGAGTGTCCCTCCCCAACCACATTCCCCCCTCCTCTTACCCATTTTTCTCTGTCTTGTGCGTATTTCCACTACCAGCAACCTCACAACTGTCTAATAATTCCAATAATaacttaataataataatgattatatgtatataataaaataattcagttctaacaattttttaaatttgattgtCACAATGTCACATATTTCGTATTGTAGATTGTGTCGCGACACGCCGGATCTTGACATACAATGGAGTCCAAATGACATTAAACACGGActgttgcgcaagcggctgcgagTAGCGAGTATCCTTacacgatcgcaaccgctacgctccaccgcgtcgcttcgagcgcagccgctcacgcaacggtccgtgcttcatgtcggaCCCAACTCTATCAACTCTCAAAACTTGTAATCACCAGAAGAATCTGTATTTAGCGGCGTAGATTTTAAGAGCTACTGTGGTCAGGACGCTGTGAAGAATATGTCATCTAAACGTATTCAAATGGTCTATGATTGATCTGCAAACTTCAACTGGTTTTGATTTGCTCTCTTGTTGCTTGTTTATGACATAATGTTTGCTTTTCTCTGCTTATACTTCTAACAAGAAATTGTTGGCTGTGAACAATTCTCAGGATTATACTCGTTTTTAAAGCTTCAAATGGAGGACTGAcacgatgatttttttttaaatggaagtgcatcaaatatttttttttttcaaactggaTTGAAAGTGACAAAAATCATGTTCGATGCAGTGAGAATCAAGAAAACTCATGAACTCAGGTCTCTATTTCTGAGGATTTCTTTGGAATTACTAATGTGTATTTTTGTCAAGAGCATCGTTTAGATTCTGTTTAATAGATTCCCACGAGCTATACGTATTTATTTAACAAAAGAACTGGGGATTAAATCAAATAGTGTTtctatttaataaaattttttaaagacaaGCTACGTGTCATGCTGTTCAAATGTGAATCGTTTGCTTTTGGCTGCAgaggaaaattcaattttcaaaaatgcgcTGGCAGAAGAGATAGGAAtttggaaaattgaaaaaaaaaacgcaattgCGGTAgagttcattttcatttttgattgaaatttttggttttattggttgttaatgtttatttttacaggAGATGACGTTACTCACACAAAAAAGTACTCAGACTGAGCAAGGAAAAACTTCTTTTAGATGTCACGAAAACCTTTTTCCTATTGTTCTGAATAATTTAGGTAGGTTGATTAATTTATCATGACtggaattcaatttttatgacTCTAGTTGCTACATAATTCGTTCCCCTATGCAACAACGGCGTGAAACAATAGCATGAATATAGAGAATAGTGATAGTGAAATCCAAGCCACTAACAGGAATTATTTCAGTAACGGAAATTGCTGCAACGCAGGATCCGTGCGATTTTGTTGCGTTCGAGCAAAGTTCAAAGGGCCAAAAGAAAACCATCTGGTTTGGATACTCGGACCAATAGGTATGGACCAAGTTTTAATCTGGAAACGTATGGATACAGACATAGGTATCCGTGTTTCGTGTTCCTGATAGTACATCTCTGTGTGCAGTTTCTCCCAGATTGCTGTCGCCCGTCTAAGACAAACATCAACGAGAGCCCACACATAGACCTTAAGAACCGACTCTCGGCATTCTGCATTACAATTATAGTCCTATAAAAACGTCTTACGTCCCAAAACATGGAAACATTCTATTTTCGACAAATTGTAGTTTTCTATGTCCTGTAATGTGAAAAAGAATAGCATGATCAGTTTTCTTTGGTACTGAGCAGGGATCAACGACAACTGTGGCGACCAATCTCGTTCCGAACGATGGCTACGAGAAAATCATAAAACGTATACGATCGAGATAAGAATAGCTTTTAGCGATGTTATATGTGCTCTCATTTATTCGTTGTAAACAGGTGGTGGTGCCAGTACTACCAGCACTCATTTACGGACATTTACCGCCTGCGCTTAGAACAAAATCTTCTGTGGTTGGGGCTCACTGTCAAATTGGAATTTAGAAATCTTAGCTTCAAAGGCACATTATCAGCCACTTGAAAAGTTGTTTATCTTGTAATTAGTGTTGGCTGCTGATGTTATTGAATGCAAGTGATGCAAGTACAAGGACTTATTTGTTAAAAGAAACACCTCCAAAGTTCTTAATGCTTCAATTCTACGAATAAAAAACTCAAGAGATACTTGTCTGAAAAATTGGTGAGGGGAAAACCCTGTGCTCGCGAGAAAGAAGTTCAAGTCAGcaatgttgggatctttctACAAATAGATACGAGGTAAGggttcacgagtatgagcagGATAATGGTCAGTTCTCTTTAGTAAGCAAGGAAAAGGCGTATGAAATAGCTTTGTGTGATGCTCTCTATGCCCACAGTCGTAGACGCGTTGCCAATTGCCTCCGTTCTATTAattgtaataagttgcatcgttggataGATGGTTCCATATAAAGGCATATTCTCATTTACTGGAGAGATTTGCAGACACATTCGTGAACGGAACCGTCTATCCAATCAAAGTGAGATCCCGACTGTAATTAGCTTTGTTATACCCTGCTTTTGGAGCTGATTCGAAGGttattagcaaaaaaatattagttAATGATTAAATACTGCTGTTATGTCGTAAGTTCGCTGAAGGAAGCTGAATCGTTTGAGAAGGTGGAAgataggaagtttttttttggcgaaatTGTTCAATCACTAACATCAAAAGGTGCTGACTTTCCACCCAATGTTTTATCAAATACGAGGAAAAATCTGCCTTTCTTCCTCATGATAACATCGAAATATGAAGGTCATTGGCCTGCCTGAAGCCAAAAGTAGTGAATGACGCGTCTATATGTTTCTCAGTGATCATTtgctgtttgttttcttttttaacaaTGGGCTTCACAATCTcgttatgaataaataagagtGTTTAATTACGTTGAATACATTAAGGCAATCACAAGAGAGATTCAATTGGAATactcctattctcttcccccGCTGTTGCGTGAGTACATGCTCATTTATGCCTTCTTATAggcgggtcaaaacgaacAAAACGTCAGAGTGAACGatatgaagctcagtgcagtgacgtaagcggctgtgctcgaaccggtgcggtggagcgtagccgcttacgtcACTGCACCGAAAGCGTAGCGGTTTGAGTaggggtgggaccatcgtgaccTGCAACGATCAGTGGTGCTATCGAGGGTGCCTCTtctgtcttaaaggcatcaccccacgaatctgacgtggtacgggTTCCAGCAGCTTACATAGCTGCAGCGAGGTTCATGCCCTtatgaccctactataccatCCACCTATTCCTGCAGTATCGTTTCTCTCGTGCAGCGTCCCGGTTGGTAAATGTCTCTAATCACTATACAGCTAGAGTGGGCATGGTGTTCACCGAGCTGGCATGAGAAGTGGCGGTAGCTCTGCTTTGAATGAGAGCTGAAGATTGTCACGCAAAGCTTGTGCACTGTAACTGTCTTGCTGTGGTAGAAAGATATGTCCACAATGTACAAAGGACCAGAAAAAGCGtgcaccgatttttttttgagtggaaatgtcgttgttttttaaaagtagttCTTCTCATAATTATAATTGAATCTGCGAACATATATCCATCAAGATAAGCGGGAAGCCTACACGAAAAACCTACTTTGACGCACACTTTACTACATAGTACGTGGAAAAGCTCTAATGTTTCAGAGCAGAGTTATTAGCCTTCTCATGTACTTTTCAAGCTCATTAGTGacagaaatgtaaaaaaaaacagtggaacGGAAGATGAAGAGATGGAAAAAAGGAGACCAATGTTGCGTGTTGCAGCTGGATGAAGGGGAAGAGGAAGATATCCATTATGTATGCATGTCTCATACATTTTCCCCGTAATAGGTGAACTATTATTGCTTCGCTGCAGTATAACGAAACAAATTGAGCGCTATATCGCGTGCCTGtgatactgaaaaaaatagtgataaatttttcatttattagtgGGAATCG
This is a stretch of genomic DNA from Necator americanus strain Aroian chromosome II, whole genome shotgun sequence. It encodes these proteins:
- a CDS encoding hypothetical protein (NECATOR_CHRII.G7850.T2), translating into MLLLQISHFSIVRNRPREVGDNTLQLELSILEDRKTSYVSCCSNVNRLLLAAEENSIFKNALAEEIGIWKIEKKNAIAEMTLLTQKSTQTEQGKTSFRCHENLFPIVLNNLVTEIAATQDPCDFVAFEQSSKGQKKTIWFGYSDQ
- a CDS encoding hypothetical protein (NECATOR_CHRII.G7850.T3), whose translation is MLLLQISHFSIVRNRPREVGDNTLQLELSILEDRKEMTLLTQKSTQTEQGKTSFRCHENLFPIVLNNLVTEIAATQDPCDFVAFEQSSKGQKKTIWFGYSDQ
- a CDS encoding hypothetical protein (NECATOR_CHRII.G7850.T1); protein product: MTLLTQKSTQTEQGKTSFRCHENLFPIVLNNLGSNGNCCNAGSVRFCCVRAKFKGPKENHLVWILGPIAESFRVQRAEQEVFTGWSILHSNVRLNGSMSRN